From the genome of Variovorax sp. RA8, one region includes:
- a CDS encoding Bug family tripartite tricarboxylate transporter substrate binding protein yields the protein MKTLARALVLLAGTAALLAGPARAQAPADFPQKPIRMIVTFPPGGSADAVVRMLVPKLNDRLGQPVVVDNRPGAGGNVGLTAVAKSPGDGYTLGVGAAGALSANSSLYAQMPFDAQKDFKPVGLLAAIPFVIVGHPSIGVKTQAELLALARAQPGKLSIGHGGNGTAMHLSAALFAQMADVKLVEVPYRGSGPAAVDAMAGQIPLAVVDLPSALQQIKAGKLLAFAVTSPQRLPLLPDVPTVAEAGLPGYDSTGWFGVVAPADTPAPVVARLNADINAALKDEQIQAAMRNLGVEPAPGTAKAFEDYIRAETKKWANVIKTANIKLD from the coding sequence ATGAAGACACTTGCCCGTGCCCTGGTCCTGCTGGCCGGGACTGCCGCGCTGCTCGCCGGGCCCGCGCGCGCCCAGGCGCCAGCGGATTTCCCCCAGAAGCCCATCCGCATGATCGTCACCTTCCCGCCGGGCGGCAGCGCCGATGCGGTGGTGCGCATGCTGGTGCCGAAGCTCAACGACAGGCTGGGCCAGCCGGTCGTGGTGGACAACCGACCTGGCGCCGGCGGCAACGTCGGATTGACGGCCGTCGCGAAGTCGCCGGGCGACGGCTACACGCTGGGCGTCGGCGCAGCGGGCGCGCTCTCGGCCAACAGCAGCCTCTATGCACAGATGCCCTTCGATGCGCAGAAGGACTTCAAGCCGGTGGGCCTGCTGGCGGCCATCCCCTTCGTCATCGTGGGCCACCCCTCCATCGGCGTGAAGACGCAGGCCGAGCTGCTCGCGCTGGCACGCGCGCAACCGGGCAAGCTCTCGATCGGCCACGGCGGCAACGGCACGGCCATGCACCTGTCGGCAGCGCTCTTCGCGCAGATGGCGGATGTGAAACTGGTCGAGGTGCCCTACCGGGGCTCGGGGCCGGCGGCCGTCGACGCGATGGCGGGCCAGATTCCGCTGGCGGTGGTGGACCTGCCCTCGGCGTTGCAGCAAATCAAGGCCGGCAAGCTGCTCGCCTTTGCGGTCACCAGCCCGCAGCGCCTGCCCCTGCTGCCGGACGTCCCGACGGTGGCGGAGGCCGGCCTGCCGGGCTACGACTCCACGGGCTGGTTCGGCGTGGTGGCGCCAGCAGACACGCCGGCGCCCGTCGTCGCGCGCCTGAATGCGGACATCAACGCGGCCCTGAAAGACGAACAGATCCAGGCCGCGATGCGCAACCTGGGCGTGGAGCCCGCGCCCGGCACGGCCAAGGCCTTCGAGGACTACATCCGCGCAGAGACGAAGAAATGGGCCAACGTCATCAAGACCGCGAACATCAAGCTGGACTGA